The genomic window attttatagtAGTAGAGATGAGACGGTGAAAAGCTATAATAATGACCATCACGAGAGGATGACGGCACACTCCACTAATAGCAAAGACAATGAAGATTAAATAATACTTATTCCGtcacaaaataagtgtcttaactttgtattAATTATAGTGTAAAGTTGTACTATGACATTTATTTTAGGATGAAGGGAGTACTAGTGCACACGAAGCACGCTCCCTTTGGGATCTACTTTATCTGGTCAGCAAAAGCTTGGACGCCGTGATCCGACGAGCCGCCGTCGACCAGCGCCGCACGCGCCCTCTCCTTCCAGCTGGCCGCTCGTAGTCGCATCGCTCCCGCCTCCGGCCCGCTCATGACCTCCTCGATGGATAGATGGAGCGTTTCCCTTGTCACCGGCGTCGGGGTACGGACGCCGAGTCGGTACACATCCACCAGAAATTTCGCGTTGATGCTCTGGTCGGACCACCTCGGGCAGGCAACGACCGGCACGCCCGCGGCGAGCCCCTCGGTGGTAGAGTTCCAGCCGCAGTGCGTGACGAAGCAGCCGATCCCGCCGTGCGCGAGCACGTGCGCCTGCTTGCACCACGGGACGAGCTTGCCTCTGTCGCACAAGGTGGCCGCCGTGAGGCCGTCCAGGGTGCCCTGGAAGAGGACCGCGCGGTTGTCGTCGCGCATCACCCAGAGGAACGGCCGGCCCGTGCTGGCAAGCGCCTGCGCTATCTCGGCAGTCTCGCCGTCGTCCGTCTTCACGAGGCTCCCGAACGCAACGAACACCACCGAGCGCGGCGCCTGTGCGTCCGGCCACGCGATGCAGCCGTCGTCATCCTCATCGGAGGACCCATCGATTTCCGGCTCGATGAGAGGGCCGACTGGTATAACTGGAAGGTGCTCGCGAAGCGCCGCGACGGCCTCGTGCTCGAGCTCGTCGAAGGTGTTGACGAACACCCACGATACCCTCTCGCGGATGCCGCCGAGATCCCCGAAGAGCATCTCTCGCCACATGTCCTGGTCGGAGGCGTAAATCAGGTGGGGACGGAGGTCGTCGATGGCGAGGTCCGGGAACCCAGGGATGGCCAATAGCGAGCGGCCGGACGCGTCGTCGTCCGCCTCGGGAAAGGCCGCGAGCGAGTGCACGTAGTGGTAGTACACGGAGAGCAGGGCGCAGGACTGGATCCACAGCATGCCGCAGGGGAGGCCCATCTCGCCAGCCACGCGGAGCGCCCACGGGACGAAGGCGTTGGTCACGACGCACGTCACCGGCCGCCCGGCCTCGGCCTCCCGGCGGATGAGCTCCTTGAGCGCCGCCGGTCCAGCGGCCTCGACATGGCGCGCCATGCCGCCGGCGTCGCTGAACCGTGGATCCTCCGGCTCCCATAGCCCGCCGCCGCGCAGGCGCTCGAACCGGAACCCCGCGCGCTCGTGGccgtcgccgtcctcctccacgcGGACGGCTGCGCGGAGGGCGGTGGTGAAGGTGACTAGCACGCCCTTGGCGGCCAGGCGCCGGCCAAGGCGCATGAGGGGGTTGATGTGGCCCTGGAATGGAGTGGACACGAGGAGGGCGTGCGGCCgaacaggcggcggcggcggcggcgtcgtcgtcatcgtcataatGGCGGTTGTGTCCGTGGCAGCTGCTTCAACTACTATTGTCCTACACTCTTGAAATAAGAGTGAGATATAGGCGATCTACCGCTGGCGCAAGCGTCTGTTGTTGGAGTTGCTGGGATTTTTGACAGCGAAATGTTGGGAGTTGCTGGGATTTTTGACTGCTACTCACAAGCACGGGAACAAAAAATACTCACCACAAATCTAGTTCAGCTCTGCTGTACTTCTCAACTTTCATCGTTGATGCCGATGACAGGCTCCCACTTGGAGTAATCAAGGACATAAGCTGCATTGATGCATTGCTTTTTTGCATCTTGTGATATCTTGCATACGACTGTTATGAGTACGGGTTTGTGTAGGACGGAAAAGAATTTTATGAGATCAGGTTTCACGGGTTAGCAGGTGTGACTCATCCCCACCTGAAATCAGGGGGGGAAGaaattagatgctttgtgatttgtgaatgccacatgttatCCATCAGGGCGGGTCTCACCTGGTTTATATAAGACCTGGTCTCGTATAAAATTTTTTTTCGTGTAGGACACATCTAcatgtgacataattatgtcacatctaacctAATGTACAttatgtttgtggtctatttttttttgtCCCAACTTTCCTTTTGTTCCTTGTTGTTGCGTTATTTGTAAAAGTTTAGATGTGACATGCTtagaaaacatctagatgtgaattagacaaactataTACAACGTGGTACATTAATTTACAGTCAAGTAATGAACCGGTCATCCCGGAAAACAAAACAAAGGGAACTGATCGATGCACGTACCATCATACTCACTCCGTCCCGAATTACTTCTCACAAAACTGATAAAAATGAATATATGTAGAATTAAAATACAACTAGATATATCTATTTACACGACAAGTAATTCTGAAAGAAGGGAGTACATCATAGACTCTCGAATCCAAATGACAGCTCACCTTCAAACGAAGTGTATTGTTTTACTCTTGTTGTTTTTAAACGCACAAGCTATTTTGTGTCTATTAAGTGTCACAGTTCTAAACTAAAGTTGAACTATCCTTAGATTAAGACCGCGACACATTATGGATCAGATGGAGTACTAGTAGATAATTGTTTTTGCATCTATATCTATATTTATACCtctatatcaatataaaaagacccaaaggggtaGATCCAAACTATCTCgaccgtcaaatcatgttatctagcggttcaaatcgctCCAATGTTAAGCAtcaaacacgtttaacgctctaattacccaccactgccattggttataaacatGTTTTGACTCAAACTATCCCATGAAATCTGtcatgtaattaatatcctaccattcccgcgaaaaaagtaattgatatcttaccaaataccaacgtgcaacagatatatcttacctaatataacatgcaactaatatcctacctaatataaacgtgcattgcacgtacattattactagttACAATAAAAGCATACATATTTTAGTACGTTAGTCTGTAGTTTATCTAACCATATTAATATGATTATGCAGAAGATGAGATTTTATTTGATGGGCACTTATTTTGTAAGCATTTATTAACATGCCAAAAAATACGATTTTATTTGGTAAGTCAATTAGTTCATGATTTATCTAGTAATATTAATGTGATTGTGTGGAGAAATAAGATTGCATTTGGTAACACTTATTGGCTTACCAAAAATGGTATTTTATTTGGTAAGTCAATTAGACTTTGATATACCTGCCAAAATTAATTTGATTGTGTAAAATAAGATTGTACTAGTTGATAAGCATTATTGGCTAGAAGAAGGTGGCTCACCTGGGAGGGGTGCGGTGTCACCAGTGAGTGGATGCGGAGAGGGTTGGGAGATGGGATGGCTCTTCATATAGTTCTAAAATATTTGCCCATAATTTTCAAAATTGTTCCTGTAATTCAAAAGGTGTAaatgtattttagaattttttCATTAAATATTCAAAAAAGTTTACGCGTACTAAAAATTCTTCATGTAACTAAAAATTGTGAACACATTTAAAAAGTGATAATTTAAATTAAAAAAAATAGATATATATTTCAAAAATTGAATATAAACTTCAAAAAAGTGTTCATGTAGTCAAAAATAAACTCTTTTACGTAATTTGGAAAATGTTCGTCTAATAAAATATCTTTTCCTTATTTGAAAAAGCGCCCATGCATATATTTTAAATTTTCCAATAAAAGTGTTAACGTAATTATGGAAAAAGTAATTATCTTAAAAATTTACACCTAATATAATAAGTGTTATGCATTTAAAAAGATTCATGGAATTTCATAATACACATATAATTAAAATATTCGTGTATTTAGAAACTAGATTTAAGTCCTGTTAAAAATTGGTAAATTGAAAATAAATGTAAAAGGTTAAAATGAAAGAGAAAGAAAATTGAAAAGAAATTAAAAATATAAAAAGGGGAAAACAATAGgaaatgtaaaaaaggaaaaagagaaaagaaaggaaaaacgaCTGTGATTCTGCGTGTGCGTGCTTGCGATGACTGAATTGGCCCAAAGTTACTAGTGCATGTGTGCGTACTCGATTATCTGCCGCAGCGAGCAGTAGATAGGTGGTCATGCCATGTATTGGTCTTCGCGAGCAATAAGTAACGCTCACTAACTAGGTAGCGCTTGGAACAGTTATGCCTTCGTCCTTAATGAGCATGGCCATAACTGTAGATAGTGCTCACGCTCACAATCGCTCATgtcatctataatacctaaatagttcatcctcaCTACTACTCTTGACATGCGCTTGGAGTAccatatttctcttgacatgcagcaaTGTCCACGTCAGCATTGTGCCACATCAGCAGCTCTAACGTGCAGATGCGTCGGTTGGAGGGCAAACCGATCGAAAACAAGCAGTCTCTCCGCTTTCGTCCGTCTCTCCGTTTCTACGGACCGCCTCTTCCCTTTAAAACAACCCAAATCGCTCCACCCCTCTCTCCCCAGGAAAAATGGAACACCAATTTTCTTGGCGGCTAGGAGACGATCGGTGCTCCTCCGAAACGACCACCAGTCCGGCTTGCCTCCTGGGCTCTCCCGATTCTCTCGGGCATGTTCCCCTCGCTGGTGTGGTGCCATGGATCTTCCAGAGGGAAGCCGCGGCGCCCTGGTCCTCACCTCCCGTCTGTATCTCTATATTCTCGCCAATGCAGCTCCGGTGATGCGGGGGCGTATGGTTCCGGTTGATTCCACCAGAATCAGACCGTCCGCTGGTGAGTTTGGAATCCCAAGCTGGCTTTCTTTTTTCACCTCGCTGGTGCAACGCCGGGCTGGGGCTCAGATCCGCCTACCAGAGGAGCATCGCATGAGTCAGGACTACTCACACATCCACATCGGCCTCACAGCCTCCGTTCCTGCGGATCTGCCCACCTGCACCACAAAAGAACGGCCTGTCGCTGACCACATATGGCTGGTGGCGGCAGACAGCGACCGACTCCTTTCTATGGCCAAACTGCCTGGATATTATCCTCCTTGAGACGCGAATATGGCCATCAAGTCCCTTATCTAGCACCTGCACAAATTCACTTAGCACTGCGATCTCATATGTGGGCGTCTTCTTTTGCTCATTATTTAGTATTTCTATCGCTAACTTACTATTCATCCTCTTTTACAGGTTGAAGATCCCAGTCATCACAAATTGAAACTCGAAAGTTACATTGGACACATATATAATTTTTCCTTTGTCCAGTTTTTCTTTGGTGTTGTCCTTTTATCCATCAGTAACTATGTGGGAGTATCTCAATAACggtatttgttttattttttgcatgGTTTCAGATTGCACCTTTCCATACAATATTCAGTAATTTTTCTatacataatttctttcatcgtGGTCGAGTCCTCCATAGATGAAAGACTACAGGATGGGCGCATCAATGCCGTGGTGGTTGCTACACCAGTTGAGTAATTCCACAAGGAGGAGGAGCTCATTTGAGGTGAGGACCAAGCTTTGGTAGTTGCCATATTGACTGATTGGATCATACATTGAATCAAAGTGGAATCCTAATAATGTCTCTCTGTTTGAGGTTTCATTTCAGAGCGAATTATTTGTTCCTAACATCTGTGTGCGCTGATTACTCAGGTCAGTTGACCACTAAACTAATTTATTTGTCATCTTGATTTATCACTGTTATAATTATTCTCCTGCAGAACTATGTAGCATTCTTCGTTTATATTTCTTCAATGTACAAGCTGCACGACATACTTTATTTTTTAATGCATGAGCGACACCATGCTCTACTTGCGTCTTTTCTCACTCAAGCATGGCATCGGTGGTATGCCTACCTGATCCGAAACAGGTCTTTCTCCTCCAGTGAGTTTCTAATCTGAAAATTTATTTGTGTTCCTTCTCATGATGCACAAAGGTGTGCTTGGACAGAGGCATTGGCCTGACAGGAATGTAAATCAATTTTACGTTCTTATGAATTTAGTAACCGGCGGCTTTATGCTCTACGTTCTTATTTGAAAAGGTTGGTTCAAGCTTGCTAGATAAGGAGCAACAATAAACAGAAGTAAGAAGAAAACAAGTAGTCAAAAGGAAGTTATATTTTCAAGTGAAATTCCCTTTTCCCAAATAGTTACTGATGGCAGTTTTTTGTTTTATATGGCATCCATCTTGGTAACATTCGGAATGAATAAAAGAATTGGAGGGGGAGAACACCCATAGTACACCAGGTTTTTTTTGTCATTTGAGAAGTTCAGGTCACATGTTTGTTATTCATATTTGGTGCTTTTCGATTGTACTTCGGAAAGAACATTTAGTGGCCGTCAGATTATACATATGCATGTACAGAATATCGATAGATGTAAGATaccatttttgtttttatttaatttagAAAATATGTAAATTTATTGTATATAAATGTGGTCAAGATTGTAACAACTTCTGTGAATATCTAAATGGTCCAGATGATGATAAGAAATTGTACTAAAAGTTAAATTGTTTATATTCACACAATCCAACCTCATTAAAATATTTTGGAACCgattccgcagcaacgcgcggggtatcatctagttttatTTTTATTTCGGTCATTTTTAGCAGACTTTACATACCTAGGCTGGCTTTTCAATGTTGGTCTATTTTATATTGACTTCTAAAAAATGTGCATGAATTAAAAAAAGATTGCGAATTTGAAAAACATGTTCACGAAATTTCAAAGTTGTTTACGAATTCAAAATAATTGCAGAATTTCATTATTTTCGTGAATCTGAAAACTGATCACGATTCCGGAAAAATCTTCACGTTTTCTAATAAGATCacagattttaaaaatgttcacaattttcttGAAAAAACCATGAACTTGGAACACGTTGATGAATTTGATAAACTTTCCAGGTAATTAAAAATGTactaaattttgaaaaatattcacaattttgaatatagttcaaagaatttaaaaatattcactTGTTGTAAAAAAATCCTAAATTTCAAATAAAAAGTTCCTGAATTTCAAAATTGTTAACAAAGTAAAAAAGTtacgaattttaaaaaatgtttgtgaattttaaaatgTGTTCACCAATTAAAAAATATTTTACAAATTTTAAAATGTGGTCATGAATTTGAAAAGTATCAATAACTAAAAAATATTAATTTTAGAAAACATTCATAAATATAAAATCTGTTCACATATTTTagaatgttcattaattttaaaaacTGAGAGAAAAACAAAGGAGGAATTAGaatggaaaaaaagaaaaactagaaaaataaaaaaagataaaaaaatgaaCTGTGAgagaaaacagaaaagtctgtcGGGAAAAAGAACATCAAACCAAGAAGCATCCCAACAATGGAGCTAGTAATGCCAGACTAGCAAATGCGCAATATTACTCATCTATTATTGCGAGTCGTAAGAGGTCCTCGTCTTAGTACCATTAGACATGGGTCAGTCAGCCACGTTGGGTGAGCCTTGTTATAGTACTGCTGGTTAAGAAAAAGTTCTTTGTATCCTTATTTTCTTTTGAGCTCTGTGTTTCACTTACGTATAGTGTTTTCCTGTTTCTCAAaaaataaattattatttttattatttttagaaaTGTAATACAAATATATTTCTAAAATAAAATGTTAGTAAAAATGTCTGAGTTATATTTTCTAAATTGTTCATACAGCTCAAAAAGTGTATTCTAATTTTTAGTAATGGCTTATAAATTTAAACGAATGTCCATtaatttacaaaaatgttcatgccatttttcaaaatatctTCATACTACCGAACAAAAATATTCACCAGTTTTAGAAATTAttcatgatatttttaaaaaaattggcatgCAATGCAACACTTTGTTCATTGAATTTTAAGTAAATTTTCACGACATATAAAAACTCATTGTAATCATAAAAAATTCACAACATTTACAATGTGATTGTTAATGAAAATATAAAATGTTTTCTCAGCGTgtgaaaatgttcatgcatttaaaagTATGTTGATGAAATCTAAAATataatttatgatttttttaaaaactaAAACATATTAAGATAATATTTAtttcattcataaaatgttcatcacACTTAAAAACGCATATTTAGTAAAATATTTTTGAAAGTGTAGAAATTCTTTCgcacattttttttttgaaatcttGACATGTAAGAAAATGCTCGTGTACTAAAACTAGGGGGGTCAGAAAAAGATTGGAAACAAACAGAACAAAAGAAATTTAatcccaaaatgatattaataaaATCGATAAAGGATAACACAAGAAAAAAAATAAGTCAAAAGGTTCCCAAAACCAAATGCATGCAGtactattgggccggcccattagtgctTGTGTTGTAGGTGACAACTTTTTACATCTAACACGCAGATTGGATCCAAATTAATTAGCCAGCGACCCACCCTCgtgtcagcatgacgccatgcccATGTAGCACATGTGATCTGCCTTGATGCTTTGCAATCAAGGGTGCCCTACAATCTTCAGGAACGAAATAAAGAAATTACTCGAGGTGCCAAATGAGACATTATGGGAGAAATAGGGCTTTCAAGTATTTGCGAGCCCATGTCTGGAACAAAGTCAAGGGCTAGATAGAAAAACAGGTGTCTGCTGGTGGCAAAGATGTGCTTATCAAGTTTGTTACTCAATGTCTTGCTACAAACTCCCTAGAGAACCATGTCATCATAT from Triticum aestivum cultivar Chinese Spring chromosome 3B, IWGSC CS RefSeq v2.1, whole genome shotgun sequence includes these protein-coding regions:
- the LOC123065579 gene encoding gallate 1-beta-glucosyltransferase 84A23-like codes for the protein MTMTTTPPPPPPVRPHALLVSTPFQGHINPLMRLGRRLAAKGVLVTFTTALRAAVRVEEDGDGHERAGFRFERLRGGGLWEPEDPRFSDAGGMARHVEAAGPAALKELIRREAEAGRPVTCVVTNAFVPWALRVAGEMGLPCGMLWIQSCALLSVYYHYVHSLAAFPEADDDASGRSLLAIPGFPDLAIDDLRPHLIYASDQDMWREMLFGDLGGIRERVSWVFVNTFDELEHEAVAALREHLPVIPVGPLIEPEIDGSSDEDDDGCIAWPDAQAPRSVVFVAFGSLVKTDDGETAEIAQALASTGRPFLWVMRDDNRAVLFQGTLDGLTAATLCDRGKLVPWCKQAHVLAHGGIGCFVTHCGWNSTTEGLAAGVPVVACPRWSDQSINAKFLVDVYRLGVRTPTPVTRETLHLSIEEVMSGPEAGAMRLRAASWKERARAALVDGGSSDHGVQAFADQIK